The following is a genomic window from Methanoplanus sp. FWC-SCC4.
CCGGATGAAGTTTTAAAAAAAGGGCGTCTGGCCAATCCCTATTTTTGCCTGATGGGAATTGATCCTATAAGTTTTGGGGACGGCGGCTGTGTCCTTTTGATGGATGTAAGGGCTGATATGCTAAACGGTGCCGGCTGGCTTCAGGGCGGCATATATGTGTCACTTGCAGATGAGGCTATGGCGCTTGCAATATCAACAATACTTAATGCCGGTGAGGGTATTGCAACAATATCGGAAACAACGTCATTTCTGCGTGGCGTTAACACCGGAAAAATATGCGCAAAGGCATCGGTAGTACGGCGCGGGCGTAAAATAATATTTGCCGAGGGCATTGTTTTTCAAAAAGATGATGAATCGAAGGTTCTCTCAAAGACTACAGCTTCTTTTGCTGTTGTCAAGAGATAAACCAGTTCCCTGACTTATTTTTTGCTGACTTCAATTACTTTATCATCGCTTTTGGCACTGATGCCTGAAATCTCAGCACTGGCAGATGCATGAAACATTCCGAATGTTAAAGGCACTTTTCCGGTTACTGATGCAAATCCGTTTTCATCTGTTACTTCTGTTTCGTATTCATTCCAACCCTCAGCCTGATTCTCATTTTTTAAGAGTAAAATGTAACAGGCACGGACCCTGGGGGTTTTCTTCTCTGTTTTATAAAAATCCCTGTCCGGTGCTGTAAAAGAGTTTTTAATATATTTTTTTGAGTGTATTTTTTTGTAAGAATTTTCTCTATCAACCAATTTATTTCCTTTCAAAAACAAAGTGATCTGTATATTTTATCTTTGGAGAGGGTGTCTTGAAATACGTAGTCGTTACAGGCGGTGTGATGAGTGGTCTTGGAAAAGGCATTACAACCGCATCTATTGGAAGAATTTTAAAGAACAGAGGGTATCGGGTAACTGCTGTAAAAATAGATCCATACCTCAACATTGATGCCGGCACAATGAACCCCGCACAGCACGGGGAAGTATTTGTCTTAAAAGACGGCGGAGAAGTGGATCTTGATCTTGGAAATTATGAGCGTTTCCTGGACATCAATCTGACATCTGATCACAATATCACAACCGGAAAGGTCTATCAGACTGTCATTGAGAAGGAAAGGCACGGAGACTATCTTGGCGGCACTGTCCAGATTATCCCGCACATAACTGATCAGATAAAGGAGTACATAAAAAACGCTGCCGAAAATTACGTAGAAGACGGTAACGGAAACGGCAAAAAAGCGGATGTCTGCCTCGTTGAAGTGGGAGGAACAGTTGGAGATATTGAGAGCATGCCCTTTTTGGAAGCAGTACGCCAGATGGTCGGAGAACTCCCCAAAAATGACATGGCACTCGTTCATGTGACACTTGTCCCGAGTGACAACATGGGAGATCACAAGACAAAACCGACACAGCATTCAGTAAAAGTCCTTCGTGAACTTGGCCTTCACCCTGACGTCATAGTCGGCAGAAGTGACATTGTGATGAAATCCGGAACCAAAAAAAAGATCTCGGATTTCTGTGGAGTATCTCCAAAAGCTGTAATTTCCGCGGCAACTGCAAAGGATATCTATGAAGTTCCGATGGAGCTTGAAAAGGAAGGTCTTGCAGATGTGATTGCCGATCTCCTCTCTTTAAAGAAAGTTGAGGCAGACAATGAATGGTACAGAATTGTCAGCCGCGAGTACACTAAGAGGGCAACTGTTGCAATAGTTACAAAATACGGAATAGAGGATGTATATATCTCAATAAAAGAAGCCCTCAGGCATGCCGGCAGAAATCTCTCAACCGAGGTTGAAATCCGCTGGATCGATGCAGAAGACTATGAAGACAAAGACCTTGAAGACGTGGACGGAATACTTATCCCGGGCGGATTCGGGCCACGCGGAATTGAGGGAAAAATCCGTGCAATAAAATTTGCGAGGGAAAACAACAAGCCTTTCTTAGGTTTATGCCTCGGTTTCCAGCTTGCAGTAATCGAATACTGCAGGGGTGTTTTAGGATGGGCAGATGCAACATCCGAAGAGATGGGTGAAGGCCGGCATGTAATTGCCATACTCCCCGAACAGGAGGATGTCACCGATCTCGGAGGCACAATGAGGCTTGGAGACTGCGAAATTGATCTAAAGCCGGACACAAAGATTGCAAAGCTTTACGGTAAGAAGAGTGTTGTTGAACGCCACCGTCACCGTTACGAAGTAAATCCAACATATATCGCAGATATTGAAAAGGCAGGTCTTGTATTTTCAGGAGCCTGCAAAAACAGGATGGAAGCATGTGAGATTCCGAAAAACACCTTCTTCCTTGCAACACAGTCCCATCCTGAGTTCAAGTCGACACCGACACACCCGTCACCTCCGTACCTTGGATTTGTTGAGGCATGTGCAAATCAGAGAAAAAACGAGTAAAGACAATTATTAAAAATTGAGAATTCCCTGGAGAATAAAAAGATGGTAAACACAGAGAAGTTTATTGCAAAAGCAATTGAGGAGATCAAAGAAAAGTCAAACGGCAAAAAAGTTGTCATGGCACTTTCCGGAGGGGTTGACTCATCCGTATGTGCAGAGCTTGCAAAACGTGCAATCGATGACAATTTAAAACCAATCTATGTCGATACAGGTCTTATGAGGAAAGGCGAGACTGAGAGGATTAAGGAACTCTTCTCAGATCTTGAACTTGATGTAATCGATGCAGGTGAGGAATTTTTCGAGGCATTAAAAGGTGTCGTTGACCCTGAAGAGAAGAGAAAGGTAATCGGTGAGAAGTTCATCCGCATCTTTGAGCGTGAAGCGAAAAAAACAGGTGCGGAGTATCTCCTCCAGGGAACAATATACCCTGACATCATCGAAAGCGAGGGCGGAATTAAAAGCCATCACAATGTCGGCGGTCTCCCCTATGACATCAAATTTGAAGGATTAATTGAGCCTTTAATTGATCTCTACAAGGATGAGGTAAGGGACGTTGCAGGGGCCCTTGAGATGCCTGTTGAGATTCAGCACAGAATGCCTTTCCCGGGCCCCGGTCTTGCTGTCCGCTGTCTTGGTGAGGTAACACCTGATAAGATTGCAGTAATCCGCGAGGCAAATGCTATTGCGGAAGAGGAGCTTGTTGAGAAGTTTCAGCCCTGGCAGTGCTTTGCAGCCCTGATAGGACTTGGCACAGGAGTCAAGGGAGATGTCCGTCTTCACGGGTGGATTATAGCTGTTCGTGCCGTTTACTCCCGTGATGCAATGACAGCAGAGCCTGTTGAAATTCCGTGGGAAACAATGCACAAAATAGCATCACGCATCACCTCCGAAATCCCCGAGGTTGCACGTGTGGTATATGATATCACTCCAAAGCCTCCGGCAACAATTGAATACGAGTGATATTCTTTAAAGGCTTTAGGGGATAATTTTCTGAATAAAAAATTCAGATTTTCTTTTATGCCTTACAAAATCTTATAATCAGTCAAAACCGGCAATAATCCAGATTAAGCCGGTTAACTGGTGCAAAAATAATCTCTGGATATATTGTGCCCCCCCTGGTTATCTTAAATGGTGGGTTTGGTTACCTTCTGATTTTTTTGCATCATACAGATAATCCGGCATGAAAACAGTGGATGCTTTTCGCTTGGTGAATGTTTTTATGCCCAAAATATAATTTAAAATGCTTATAAAATATTTATAGAAATTTCAGAAGTGGATTTAAATGGGAAATTATCAAAACTCCGTGAATACAAAGGATCTTGACAGCCGCTACTTCATGCAGGCTTTCGGGCGTGACCAAAAAATTGTAAAGGGAGAGGGCAGTTATGTCTGGGACGAATCCGGGAAGAAGTACCTTGACTGCGTTGCGGGAATTGCAGTATGCAGTACCGGACACTGCCACCCGAAAGTCGTCGAAGCTGTATGCAGGCAGGCAAAAGAGCTGATACACATTTCAAATCTGTTTTATGTCCCCAACCAGGCAGAACTTGCAGAAAAAATGGTTGAGATATCCGGTCTTAAGGGCGGCCGTGCTTTCTTTTCAAACTCCGGTGCCGAGGCAAACGAGGGAGCGATAAAGCTTGCAAGAATCATAACCGGGAAAAAGAAGTTTGTCGCCTTTGTAGACGGCTTTCACGGAAGAACATGCGGTTCACTTGCTGTAACATACAAACCTGCAATAAGGGAACCCTTTGAACCTCTCGAGCCGGAATGCACATTTGTTGAATACGGTGACTTAAAGGCCTTAAAAGAGGCGGTTGACGATGACACCGCAGGTGTTTTTGTGGAAGGAGTGCAGGGCGAGGCAGGAATTGTTCCCGCTCCCGAGGGCTTTTACGAGGGCGTCCGTAAGATATGTGATGAAAAGGGTGCTCTTATGATCTGTGACGAGGTGCAGACAGGAATGGGAAGGACTGGAAAATGGTTCTTCTACCAGAATACATCCGTAACACCTGACATTGTCACAATTGCAAAGGGTATTGCAAGCGGTCTCCCGATGGGTGCACTGGTTGCGGCAGAAGGCATCTCCTTTAAGGCAAGTGAACACGGAAGCACATTTGCCGGTGGTCCCCTTGTATGCGCTGCAGCCCTTTCCACAATTGATATAATAGAGGAAATTCTCCCATCTGTAAGCGAAAAGGGAGATAGGTTTGCAAAAGGACTCTCTGCACACAATCCCCGCTTCTGCGGTCTTATGATTGGAATCCCTGTCGGAGAGGAGAAGTGTAAGGACGTATATGAAGAGTGCAGAAGAAACGGTGTCATTGTAAACTGTGCATCACACGGTACAATCCGCCTCGTACCGCCGCTTACTATTTCAGATGAGGAGATAGACAAAGCAGTGGAGGTCATCAATGCGGCAATTGATAAGACAGATCTTTAAAAGTGAAGGCTATGTATTTGCAACGAAAGCTGCGGATATATCAAAAAAAGCCGGGTATTTAAAGCCGGCGAGACTTGCAAGCAATGAAAATCCCTCGGCTCCCTCAAAAAAGGCATTAAAACAGGCTGAAGAAGCTCTCTATTCAGGGAACCGTTACCCGGACGAGTCCGGAAGGGCCCTAAAGGATGCACTTGTTTCATATCACGGTGACTACCGGTTTGTGACAGGTGTCGGGATGGACGGTGTCATTGAAAATGTCATACGGACAATTGTGGAATGCGGGGACAAAGTGGTTGTAAGCACACCCACTTTTTCATTCTACAGACTCGCAGTTGAAGCCCAGGGAGGGGTTGTTGAAAACATAAAAAGGCGTGATGATTTCTCTGTTGATACAGATGAATTCATAAAAGCCTGCAAAGGTGCAAAGCTTGCATTCCTGTGCAGTCCGAACAACCCGACAGGAACAGTCACTCCCGTCCCTGATATTGAAAAGATACTCTCATCAATTGACGGAATTTTGTTTCTCGACAACGCCTACATTGACTTCTGTGACACAGACTACCGTTTGCTGATGAAAAATCACGACAATCTGATAATCGGCATGACAATGTCAAAGGCATTTGCGCTTGCCGGTATGAGAGTCGGCTATGCCTTTGTGCCTGAGTGGTACGAACCATATTACATCCGTGCACAGACTCCTTTCAACCTGAACTGCGTCTCTATGGCAGCGGCAACAGGTGCACTGCTTGACGGGGAATATGTCAGTGACTATGTCAGTGAGGTATCAGAGTGGCGTGAGAGATTCATAAATGAATCAGGGTACCCTGTGTGTCAGAGCGGCGCAAACTTTGTAATGATTGATGTCTCACCGATGACTGGTGACGAGGCGGTAGAGAAACTTGCAGGTCTCGGTGTTATCGTCCGGTCGTGCGTAAGTTTTCCCATGCTCGGTGACAGCTATATCCGTGTAAGCATCGGGGAGCCCTGGGAGAATGAGATGTTTCTAAAAGCAGTAAAAGAGATCAAAAATCCATGATGATCTGCATTTCAGGAATACCCGGTACCGGTAAATCAACTCTGGCGGATGAACTCAAAAAAAGAGGATACAATATTGTCCGGCAGAACGATACGGTAAAAGACTTTATCGTATCAGATGATGAAGAAAGGGATACAAAAATTATTGATGAGGAAAAATGGGTATCTTCATTCAAACCATTTGAGGGGATAATCGAAGGGCACCTGACTCACCTTCTGCCCTGCGATCTTGTGGTGATACTAAGGTGCAGGCCTGACATCCTAAAGGAACGTCTGCAACATCGTGGATATTCACAGGAGAAGGTTATGGAGAATGTGGAGGCTGAAGCCCTTGATGTCTCCTTAATCGAGGCTCTCGAATACCATGAACCCTGCAAAATATTAGAAATAGACACGACAAATGAATCTGTCGATATTATTGCAACAGAGATCGGGGATTTTATGCAGGGTAAAATACCACCTTCTCATGGAAAAACCGACTGGTCAGAATATTTTGGAATGATCATATGACACTTGACAATTATCGCCCTCATGTAGCAGGGATAATAAAACCAATAGTAAAGGTATGCGTAAAACTGCATCTGACTCCCAATGCAAGCACAATAATTGCTTTCATTGCCGCAGCAGCCGCAGGTTACGCCTTTTATCAGAGTAATATCCTTATGGGTGTGATTTTTGTCTTTCTTAATGCATTTTTTGACGCAATTGACGGAGCGATTGCCAGGGAGATGAATATTGCAACTCCCGGCGGTGATTTCCTGGACCATGTCATTGACAGGTATGCCGATATTTTTATCATATGCGGTATATTTGCAGGTCCTCTTGCTCCCTGGCCTATCGGTGTCTTTGCGCTCACCGGTGTTCTCATGTCCTCCTACCTCGGCACCCAGGCACAGGCTGTTGGTGTCGGCAGGTTTTATGGAGGTATTTTAGGACGGGCGGATCGCCTTGTTCTTTTAATTGCAGCCGGAATTATTGATTTAATTGTAGCCGGCGGAATCTACGGCATGAGTTTCCTTGGATGGCTTCTGGTTGTCTTTGGTGTTCTGGGGCACTTCACGGCAGCACAGAGGTTTGCTCATGTCTGGAAAGAACTGAAAAAATAATTCATTTAATTTTTTAGGCAGTTTGGGGTTTTCTGATGATAAAAAGAGTGGTTGTTGCCGGCAGGGGTTCTGGTGGTTTTGACGATACTGTATCGCCTTTTTTTGGCAGATGCAGCAGTTTTTGTGTTGTTGATATTGGATCAGGCGGAATTGCAACACACCTTACTATTCCAAACGAGGCAAGTGACATTCCGGGAAGTGCAGGGGTTGTTGCTGCAGGAAATGTCATAGACTTTGGTGTGGATGCCGTTGTTGCCGGAGATTTTGGCGCAGGCTCGACAAAGGTTTTTCAAAAGGCCGGTGTGAAGCAGTATATCCTTAAGGATATTCTGATAAAAGAGGCGATTGAAAAAGTGATTTCAGGGGGAGTTGAATGTGTGGACTCCGGAGAAATAATTGCCTCACAAAAATACGGTATGGGGAGAAATAAAAGGAAAGCCCCTGAAAAATCCTTGTCCGGTTTTTTTATATGCAGCAGGTGCGGGTGCTCAATGCCAAAAAAGGATGGAGTTTTGGAGATGGAATGCCCAAACTGTGGCAATAATATGAGCTAAAATTTCTCAATTCCTAAAAATTTTGTTGTATTTTCTTTTTTGTATTTTTTTTATATTTAGCCAAAAAATCCTCTTTCCAGTATTTGCTCCAAATCCTCTGCCCGGGAATCCGGGTATCGGTTTTTTAAAGATACCCTGATTTTTAGAAGAATCGGTGGGATAAAAGGTTCAGTCAGCTTTTCTTGTTTAGGGAATTTATGACTGATTCCGTAAACGAAAGTGCCCCTTCGATCCCTGCAAATGGTCTGTTGTGAAGCATGACTTTGTGCCTTATGGGAAATGTCATCTCAACAAATGGGATGTCCGGAGATACTGCATATTCAAAGGATGAGCCTATGATAAGATCAGGTCTTTCATTTAGGATGCGTTCTTTAGTCTCTTGCATGTCCGTTATCTTTTTTGAAGGAAAATCAGTGTTTTCAGGTTCCCCGTTTCTTACTCCTGCAAATATTATGTTGGCATCAAATGTATTCTTCAGATGTTCTGCCGCAAATTCAACATATGATTCTGTCCCGAAGATCATAACATCCGGAGGGTCAGATTTTCGCAAATATTTGCTCCCTGCCTTCGTGATAACTTCATCAGCCTCTTCTGCCTCCTCAAAAATTTTACCTGCATCTTTGTCAGGGAAGAGTTCTGAAATTTTTGAAAATGAATCTGTGACATTATCAATCCCGAGAATGCTGAGATTAAGATCATCTGAATTATGATATTTTTGGTGTGAATAATCGGGGTTTACTGATACCGAGTATGGAGACGGATTTCTTACAGACTCTAAAGTGTCCCTGCAAAATGTGGCTGCAACAGGTATTTTGCACAGATCAAGAAGTCTTTTAGCCTCGATTAAATTACCCCGGTGAAACGGATCAAGTGAGCATATGCCGTCAATGTTTATCCCTTCCCTCCCGTGATCTGTTTTTATGTCAAGCTTTGATAATGCGTAATCCCGGCCGGAATCAAAGTCACCTGAAAATCCCGCGGGATCAATTGCAATAACGTCAAAATCAGAGAGAATTCCCGAAATATCCTCCCCCATAACCGAAGGAACGCATGTGTTTATGACGGCAATTTTTGAATACATGCATGAAAGGCTGTCGACGACTTCAAGCAGTCTGTCTTCTGCCCCGAATATGACCTCATCCTGGATAAGAAACGTGCTGTGCAAAGAGTCCGGAACCGCCATATCAGCATAAAAGTAGCATCCCGAAGATCCGTGAATAACGACACCGACATCTGTTAAACCTGCAAGTGCGGATGCTGCACCTGTCATTGCGCACGGCCATACGGGATTTATGCAGGGTTTTGACATTATAAAAATCTCCTCCACTGGTGAAGCATTCGCCCAACACCTGTTGTTCCTATCGGTGTGTAAAACGGAATAGGAATAACTGTCCCGTCAGGGTCAAGTATTATCCCTGTTTTCTTTGCGATCTCGTAGAGGAGTCCTGCCTCTGCCTTTTGAAACCCGAAAGAGTCGAAATACACTTTCTCACCCTTAAGGTCTGAAAAATCCTCACATAGCCGGTTTTGATTTTCATATTCCTCTGAAACGGCATTTGAGGGATCAATATTGAGAATATCCGCGACCTCCTCTAAAAATTCAATTGTCCCCGAAAGCCCGTATGGAAATGACCGGATGCACGGCGCATTTGTAACCAAAGCAAAGTGTTTTGAGAGTTCCCCTGTTGTGTCATCCCTTATTATATTCAGGCACCCTCTGCCTGTCTTTTTAATATCATCAGGGGTTATGTTTCTTGCAAACCTTACATTCACCCCAAGACCGAGAAGGGAGAGAAGCCGCTTTATTTCGGCAAAATTTTCATCAACCTCATATTCGAGATTCTTCTCTCCGATGATGTTTACCAGGGGGTGCTTTGATTCCCCTGATTTTTCAATAAGGCAGGATGTCTCCTTTAAGGCGGTTATGTATCCTTTTTCAAACGATCCCCCGAGAAAGCCGGAAGTGTGGACTGGAATGACAGGGACTCCCCAGTCATTTGAGCATATTTTGTCTACATCATCGCCGATTGTCTCGCATATGCATGATGTGATGACAAACACAGCCCCGGGATTGTATTCAAGGGAATCCTTTATCGTGTTTTTTAGTTTTTCTTCCCCGCCGAAAATTATCTCATTCTCCTGCATTCCGCTTGAGATAATTTCAGGTATGTCAAAGCACCCGTTGTAGAGCATCGTCGACTGAAAAAGAGATGATGCCTGGTGTGCACATCCGTCGGGGCCGTGCACTATTGTTGCCGCATTATTGACAAATGCACATACCGAAAGGGCTCCTGTGACAGTGCAGCCTTCAAGCCTTGATATATTTTTGTGCGAGGGATTCGAGTTCATCCATTGTGAGTGGAGTAGGCTGTTTTTCAGGGTCAGGTTTATTGTTCATTATTTTGTCTGCAAGACGCCTGTAAACTCCTGCCTGTTCCGATTCGGGAGCGTATTCAAGGACTGTTCTTTTGCTGACCTCTGCAACCCTTACTATCTGGTTTCTGGGTATGAATTCAATAAGTTCCGAGTTAATCAGTCTTGCAAACTCAGATACGAGTTCGTATTCACCCTCAATATTTGCAGAGTTGCAGATGACCCCTCCGAGTGTGCATCGTGCCTTTGATCTGCGGGAGAGTCTTGCGATTGCCTTGCAGATGTTGTTTGCAGCGTAAAGAGCCATGAAGTCCCCTGATGTCACAAGATACACTTCCTGTGCATATCCCTCACGCATCGGCATTGCAAATCCTCCGCAGACGACATCCCCGAGCACATCGTAGACAATGATATCACCGTAGAGTGCATCAAGCTTTTCGAGAAGCTGGAATGTTGCGATAATCCCCCTGCCTGCACAGCCGACCCCCGGTTCGGGTCCTCCCGCCTCAACGCATCTAATCCCGTTATAACCGGTATAGACCACATCATCTGTTGAAAGGCTGCTCTCACCCTTTTCACGTACGAGATCAAGAACGGTCGGAATCCATTCGCCGCGCATCAGCATGCGTGTGCTGTCGTGTTTTGGATCACAGCCGATTTGCATTATATCCAGTTTTTTTTCTGAAAGCGCAGCGGAGAGGTTTGCCGACGTTGTCGATTTCCCTATCCCTCCCTTGCCATAGAGCGCTATTTGTTTCATTACCATGATATTTGGTTTTGTGTGGTTATTAGGGTGATTGTGATTTTTGCTGTTTTAAAGTTTAGACGGACAGCTGATTTGATTCAGTGTTGGATGGATAAAGGGAACCCGCCTTTGGATAAAGGATATAAATATTGGCTGTATTATAATTTCCATTATGTGGGGGGCTGGTGAATTTTTTCTTTTGGCAATAACACCATAGGTGAAGGGTCGTTTATATTCGATGATGTATTGCTGGGTTTTCCGTCACGGAAAAACCTGAAATGCGAGGATTTCAAAGGGACCGATATAGGAAAAAATGCTGTGGTAAGATCAGGCACAATCATCTATTGCGATGTGACGATTGGTGATAACTTCAATACAGGTCACAATGTGCTGATAAGGGAGAACACTTCTATCGGAAACGGGGTTTCAATAGGAACTTATTCGATAATTGAAGGGAACACGACAATCGGGCATAACGTGAACCTTCAGAGTATGGTGTATGTCCCGACCGGAGTTGTCATAGAAGATGATGTTTTTATAGGGCCGAACGCTGTTTTGACAAATGACAAATATCCTCCGAACGGGGGGGATAACTTAAAAGGTCCGGTTATAAAAAAAGGTGCTTCGATAGGGGCAAACACAACGATTCTGCCCGGAGTTATAATAGGGGAGGGTTCTCTTGTTGCGGCAGGATCGGTTGTTACAAAGGATGTTCCTGCCTTTACACTTGCAGTCGGTTCCCCTGCCCGGATAAGAGATTTACCAGAAGGTGCTAAAATATGATCCCTATTGCCAGACCATACATTGGTGAGGAAGAGATTGCAGCAGTCTCGGACGTAATGCGTTTAGGAGTGCTTGCAAATGGTTCTGTTGTTACTGAATTTGAAAAAAGATTTGCCAAATACTGCGGCTGTAAATATGCGGTCGGGACAAATTCGGGGACTTCCGCACTTCATGCGGCGCTTCTGTGTACGGGAATAAAACCCGGTGATGAAGTAATCGTTCCTTCTTTTACCTTTATTGCAACAGCAACAAGTGTTTCAATGTGCGGTGCGAAACCTGTGATCGTTGATGTTGAGGATGAATATTTCACAATAGATCCCGACCGGATTCTGGAAAATATTACAGACAAGACAAAGGCAGTAATCGGCGTTCACCTCTTCGGGCAGCCCTTTGATTTAAGAGCTGTTTTGGAAATCTGCGAGGACAAAAATATATTCCTAATAGAGGACTGTGCACAGGCGCATGGCTCCCTTTACCAGGGGCAAAAAGTTGGAAGTTTTGGTCTTTCAGGCTGCTTCTCCTTTTACCCTACAAAAAACATGACCACCGGTGAAGGAGGTATAGTTACAACGTCTGAATCTTCATACGATGAAAGACTAAGGCGGGTTGTAAACCACGGCCAGAGTGAAAAATATCTTCACACTGAACTTGGGTTTAATTTAAGGATGAGCAATATCGATGCTGCTATTGGGAATGTCCAGCTTTCAAAACTGGACTGGATGAATGAGCGAAGATGCGAAAACGCGAATATATTATCAAAAGGTATTGATGCTGAGGGGATTAAAAAACCAGTTATAAGACCTGGGTGTTCTCATGTGTATCATCAGTATGTAATCTGCCTCGAAGAAGACTACAAACTCTCAAGGGATGAACTTATGCAGAAATTAAATGAAAAAGGGATTGGATGTGCAGTCCATTATCCGATGCCTGTTCATAAACAGCCCCTGTATTTGTCTTCCGGCAATTACAGGTATGAATGCCCTGTATCTGAAAGACTCTCAGAGTCTGTATTAAGCCTCCCCGTTCACCCCGGCGTTACAACA
Proteins encoded in this region:
- a CDS encoding pyridoxal phosphate-dependent aminotransferase encodes the protein MRQLIRQIFKSEGYVFATKAADISKKAGYLKPARLASNENPSAPSKKALKQAEEALYSGNRYPDESGRALKDALVSYHGDYRFVTGVGMDGVIENVIRTIVECGDKVVVSTPTFSFYRLAVEAQGGVVENIKRRDDFSVDTDEFIKACKGAKLAFLCSPNNPTGTVTPVPDIEKILSSIDGILFLDNAYIDFCDTDYRLLMKNHDNLIIGMTMSKAFALAGMRVGYAFVPEWYEPYYIRAQTPFNLNCVSMAAATGALLDGEYVSDYVSEVSEWRERFINESGYPVCQSGANFVMIDVSPMTGDEAVEKLAGLGVIVRSCVSFPMLGDSYIRVSIGEPWENEMFLKAVKEIKNP
- a CDS encoding NifB/NifX family molybdenum-iron cluster-binding protein; translated protein: MIKRVVVAGRGSGGFDDTVSPFFGRCSSFCVVDIGSGGIATHLTIPNEASDIPGSAGVVAAGNVIDFGVDAVVAGDFGAGSTKVFQKAGVKQYILKDILIKEAIEKVISGGVECVDSGEIIASQKYGMGRNKRKAPEKSLSGFFICSRCGCSMPKKDGVLEMECPNCGNNMS
- a CDS encoding nitrogenase component 1 gives rise to the protein MSKPCINPVWPCAMTGAASALAGLTDVGVVIHGSSGCYFYADMAVPDSLHSTFLIQDEVIFGAEDRLLEVVDSLSCMYSKIAVINTCVPSVMGEDISGILSDFDVIAIDPAGFSGDFDSGRDYALSKLDIKTDHGREGINIDGICSLDPFHRGNLIEAKRLLDLCKIPVAATFCRDTLESVRNPSPYSVSVNPDYSHQKYHNSDDLNLSILGIDNVTDSFSKISELFPDKDAGKIFEEAEEADEVITKAGSKYLRKSDPPDVMIFGTESYVEFAAEHLKNTFDANIIFAGVRNGEPENTDFPSKKITDMQETKERILNERPDLIIGSSFEYAVSPDIPFVEMTFPIRHKVMLHNRPFAGIEGALSFTESVINSLNKKS
- a CDS encoding aspartate aminotransferase family protein — translated: MGNYQNSVNTKDLDSRYFMQAFGRDQKIVKGEGSYVWDESGKKYLDCVAGIAVCSTGHCHPKVVEAVCRQAKELIHISNLFYVPNQAELAEKMVEISGLKGGRAFFSNSGAEANEGAIKLARIITGKKKFVAFVDGFHGRTCGSLAVTYKPAIREPFEPLEPECTFVEYGDLKALKEAVDDDTAGVFVEGVQGEAGIVPAPEGFYEGVRKICDEKGALMICDEVQTGMGRTGKWFFYQNTSVTPDIVTIAKGIASGLPMGALVAAEGISFKASEHGSTFAGGPLVCAAALSTIDIIEEILPSVSEKGDRFAKGLSAHNPRFCGLMIGIPVGEEKCKDVYEECRRNGVIVNCASHGTIRLVPPLTISDEEIDKAVEVINAAIDKTDL
- the guaA gene encoding glutamine-hydrolyzing GMP synthase, which produces MVNTEKFIAKAIEEIKEKSNGKKVVMALSGGVDSSVCAELAKRAIDDNLKPIYVDTGLMRKGETERIKELFSDLELDVIDAGEEFFEALKGVVDPEEKRKVIGEKFIRIFEREAKKTGAEYLLQGTIYPDIIESEGGIKSHHNVGGLPYDIKFEGLIEPLIDLYKDEVRDVAGALEMPVEIQHRMPFPGPGLAVRCLGEVTPDKIAVIREANAIAEEELVEKFQPWQCFAALIGLGTGVKGDVRLHGWIIAVRAVYSRDAMTAEPVEIPWETMHKIASRITSEIPEVARVVYDITPKPPATIEYE
- the pyrG gene encoding glutamine hydrolyzing CTP synthase, giving the protein MKYVVVTGGVMSGLGKGITTASIGRILKNRGYRVTAVKIDPYLNIDAGTMNPAQHGEVFVLKDGGEVDLDLGNYERFLDINLTSDHNITTGKVYQTVIEKERHGDYLGGTVQIIPHITDQIKEYIKNAAENYVEDGNGNGKKADVCLVEVGGTVGDIESMPFLEAVRQMVGELPKNDMALVHVTLVPSDNMGDHKTKPTQHSVKVLRELGLHPDVIVGRSDIVMKSGTKKKISDFCGVSPKAVISAATAKDIYEVPMELEKEGLADVIADLLSLKKVEADNEWYRIVSREYTKRATVAIVTKYGIEDVYISIKEALRHAGRNLSTEVEIRWIDAEDYEDKDLEDVDGILIPGGFGPRGIEGKIRAIKFARENNKPFLGLCLGFQLAVIEYCRGVLGWADATSEEMGEGRHVIAILPEQEDVTDLGGTMRLGDCEIDLKPDTKIAKLYGKKSVVERHRHRYEVNPTYIADIEKAGLVFSGACKNRMEACEIPKNTFFLATQSHPEFKSTPTHPSPPYLGFVEACANQRKNE
- a CDS encoding PaaI family thioesterase encodes the protein MSYPDEVLKKGRLANPYFCLMGIDPISFGDGGCVLLMDVRADMLNGAGWLQGGIYVSLADEAMALAISTILNAGEGIATISETTSFLRGVNTGKICAKASVVRRGRKIIFAEGIVFQKDDESKVLSKTTASFAVVKR
- a CDS encoding CDP-alcohol phosphatidyltransferase family protein; protein product: MTLDNYRPHVAGIIKPIVKVCVKLHLTPNASTIIAFIAAAAAGYAFYQSNILMGVIFVFLNAFFDAIDGAIAREMNIATPGGDFLDHVIDRYADIFIICGIFAGPLAPWPIGVFALTGVLMSSYLGTQAQAVGVGRFYGGILGRADRLVLLIAAGIIDLIVAGGIYGMSFLGWLLVVFGVLGHFTAAQRFAHVWKELKK
- a CDS encoding adenylate kinase family protein; translated protein: MMICISGIPGTGKSTLADELKKRGYNIVRQNDTVKDFIVSDDEERDTKIIDEEKWVSSFKPFEGIIEGHLTHLLPCDLVVILRCRPDILKERLQHRGYSQEKVMENVEAEALDVSLIEALEYHEPCKILEIDTTNESVDIIATEIGDFMQGKIPPSHGKTDWSEYFGMII